In Caldalkalibacillus thermarum, a single window of DNA contains:
- the spoIVB gene encoding SpoIVB peptidase, whose protein sequence is MFQTKLKIIGLCLVALTLFIVTSTPFQAFASIPDEIRLYEGKYFSFPSSLPVSGEVASDNLQVVKTEENVIQAIGTGTTQVQVKVGNVPLKKVKVNVLPELKVYPGGQSIGVQLQSVGPLIVGYHFIDTEEGKISPTEQANIRIGDMIVKINGRSIETLEEISHIVNKAGENDETLNIELLRGKETLTVDVKPIYDKREKAYRLGAYIRNSAAGVGTLTFIHPETGAYGALGHVITDMDTQKPIVVGEGAILESNVSAIEKGVRGGPGEKLSQIHKNRVLGDVKKNTPFGIFGHMKETVKNGIIDNPIPVGLSEEVKKGPAQILTVVEGQKVEMFDIEIVEIMEQKFPATKGLIIKVTDPELLNKTGGIVQGMSGSPIIQDGKLIGAVTHVFVNDPTSGYGLFIEWMLDDAGLLDQSEQKPKAS, encoded by the coding sequence TTGTTCCAGACAAAACTAAAAATAATCGGGCTTTGTTTAGTGGCCTTAACCCTGTTCATTGTCACATCAACGCCATTCCAAGCCTTTGCATCAATTCCTGATGAAATTCGCCTTTATGAAGGCAAATATTTCAGCTTCCCCTCCTCTCTGCCTGTCAGTGGAGAGGTCGCAAGTGACAACCTGCAAGTGGTCAAAACTGAAGAAAATGTGATACAGGCCATTGGAACTGGGACGACACAGGTGCAAGTTAAGGTGGGCAATGTGCCGCTCAAAAAGGTAAAAGTTAACGTCCTGCCTGAGTTAAAAGTTTATCCCGGCGGGCAATCCATCGGTGTCCAACTGCAATCAGTGGGACCACTGATTGTCGGATACCATTTTATTGACACCGAAGAAGGGAAAATATCTCCAACTGAACAAGCCAACATCCGCATTGGGGATATGATTGTCAAAATAAATGGCCGATCCATTGAAACGCTGGAGGAGATCAGTCACATCGTCAATAAGGCTGGAGAAAATGACGAAACGCTAAACATTGAGCTTCTAAGGGGAAAAGAAACCCTGACTGTCGATGTGAAACCCATTTATGACAAAAGGGAAAAAGCTTACCGCTTAGGTGCTTATATCCGCAATTCTGCTGCTGGTGTAGGAACATTGACCTTTATTCACCCTGAAACAGGTGCTTATGGGGCGTTGGGTCACGTTATTACTGACATGGATACACAGAAACCCATCGTGGTGGGAGAGGGCGCCATTCTTGAATCGAATGTCAGTGCCATAGAAAAAGGTGTGCGTGGGGGCCCAGGTGAAAAGCTGAGCCAAATCCACAAAAACAGAGTACTTGGAGATGTTAAGAAGAATACACCGTTTGGCATTTTTGGTCATATGAAAGAAACGGTAAAAAATGGCATTATCGACAACCCTATTCCCGTTGGATTAAGTGAAGAAGTGAAAAAGGGACCTGCTCAGATTTTAACGGTTGTTGAGGGACAAAAAGTGGAGATGTTTGACATAGAGATAGTGGAAATAATGGAACAAAAATTTCCAGCCACCAAGGGGTTAATCATCAAGGTGACGGACCCGGAATTATTAAATAAAACAGGTGGAATTGTGCAGGGGATGAGCGGAAGTCCCATTATTCAAGACGGGAAGCTGATTGGGGCGGTTACCCATGTCTTTGTTAACGATCCAACCAGCGGATACGGTTTATTCATCGAATGGATGCTGGATGATGCCGGACTCCTCGATCAATCTGAACAGAAACCAAAGGCAAGTTAA
- the spo0A gene encoding sporulation transcription factor Spo0A, whose translation MEDYFSQQTDMEVVGTAYNGVEVLDILERVEPDVIILDIIMPHLDGLAVLERLRSEKFRLQAKVIMLTAFGQEDVTKRAVELGASYYILKPFEMDILAQRIRQLMVNHKPATVSTAAYKSLSVAVKPPYEQKSLDERITGIIHEIGVPAHIKGYLYLREAITMVYNNLELLGSITKILYPEIAKKYNTTPSRVERAIRHAIEVAWNRGNMDSINKMFSNTVSSHKAKPTNSEFIAMVADKLRLEYKAG comes from the coding sequence ATGGAAGACTATTTTTCCCAACAAACAGATATGGAAGTGGTGGGAACCGCCTACAATGGGGTTGAGGTTTTAGATATTTTGGAGAGAGTAGAACCGGATGTCATCATCCTGGATATCATTATGCCCCATTTAGATGGTTTAGCTGTTTTGGAAAGGTTACGCAGCGAAAAATTCCGACTGCAAGCCAAAGTGATCATGCTGACCGCTTTCGGACAAGAGGATGTAACCAAGCGGGCTGTTGAACTGGGTGCATCATACTATATTTTGAAGCCGTTTGAAATGGATATCCTTGCCCAAAGGATCCGCCAGCTGATGGTTAATCATAAACCAGCCACTGTTTCCACGGCAGCTTATAAAAGCCTTTCTGTGGCAGTCAAACCACCGTACGAGCAAAAAAGTCTGGATGAACGGATCACGGGGATTATTCACGAAATTGGAGTACCTGCCCATATCAAAGGATATCTCTATTTGCGGGAAGCCATTACCATGGTCTACAACAATCTTGAATTATTGGGTTCGATCACCAAAATTTTGTATCCAGAAATTGCCAAAAAATATAACACCACACCAAGCCGGGTAGAACGGGCAATTCGCCATGCCATCGAAGTGGCCTGGAACCGGGGCAACATGGATTCCATTAATAAGATGTTTAGCAATACGGTGAGCAGCCATAAGGCAAAACCAACCAATTCAGAATTTATTGCCATGGTGGCCGATAAGCTGCGCTTAGAATATAAAGCCGGTTGA
- the steA gene encoding putative cytokinetic ring protein SteA: protein MNNQLTTTSYGPVYFHHRTKQLVQWIPEGAFALIEHKDIDEMAALALISKNIKGVLNYEPSMSGDYPSLGTIRLLEHGVPVYDVDDPDKVKQVLHQGHIIGITGSKLWLKEEEQHMFLSSLTPYTYQNILSKLKQAQANLTSRLQKFVENTLSNAFIELPEILTSIPIPKLATDMRNRHVVVVTRGSGYMADLMALQNYIREMQPVLIGVDGGADAILECGMKPDVICGDMDSISHYALCSGAEIVVHAYKNGRAPGMEVVQKLGLCAHLFPCFGTSEDAAHLLAYEAGARLIVSVGSHTHMLDFLEKGRKGMASTLLVRFKLGGKLLDAKGIHHLFPSKLNSRISSARSYLDALLY, encoded by the coding sequence ATGAATAACCAGCTGACCACCACAAGTTATGGACCTGTTTATTTTCATCATCGTACCAAACAGCTTGTGCAGTGGATACCTGAAGGTGCTTTTGCGTTGATTGAACATAAGGATATCGATGAAATGGCGGCCTTGGCCCTCATTTCAAAGAACATAAAAGGGGTTTTAAACTATGAGCCCTCAATGTCAGGTGATTATCCCAGTTTAGGTACAATCCGTCTCTTGGAACATGGAGTACCTGTTTATGATGTTGATGACCCAGACAAAGTGAAACAAGTGTTGCACCAAGGCCACATCATCGGTATTACAGGTAGTAAGTTGTGGCTGAAAGAAGAGGAACAACACATGTTTTTGAGTTCATTAACCCCATATACTTACCAGAATATCCTTAGCAAACTAAAACAGGCTCAAGCCAACCTGACCAGCCGGCTGCAAAAGTTTGTTGAAAACACCCTGAGCAATGCCTTCATAGAGCTGCCAGAAATCTTGACCTCGATTCCCATCCCAAAGTTGGCCACTGATATGCGCAACCGGCATGTGGTGGTTGTCACGAGGGGAAGCGGTTACATGGCGGATTTAATGGCCCTGCAAAACTATATCAGGGAAATGCAACCTGTCCTAATTGGGGTCGATGGCGGAGCAGATGCTATTTTGGAGTGTGGAATGAAGCCAGATGTGATTTGTGGAGATATGGACAGTATTTCACACTATGCTCTCTGTTCTGGCGCTGAGATCGTGGTCCACGCCTATAAAAACGGCCGGGCACCTGGAATGGAAGTGGTGCAAAAACTGGGACTCTGTGCCCATCTTTTTCCCTGCTTTGGCACGAGTGAAGATGCCGCACACCTTCTTGCTTATGAGGCGGGAGCCAGATTAATTGTCTCTGTGGGCAGTCACACCCACATGCTTGACTTCTTGGAAAAAGGGCGAAAAGGAATGGCCTCCACCCTGCTGGTCCGCTTTAAGTTGGGAGGAAAACTGTTGGATGCCAAAGGGATTCATCATCTTTTTCCGTCTAAGCTTAATTCCAGAATCTCCTCAGCCCGTTCCTATCTGGATGCCCTCCTTTATTAA
- a CDS encoding glycosyltransferase family 2 protein translates to MDQVSIIIPAYNEEQYIGQTLSALLHSGDWFREIIVVDDGSEDNTFHQARIYTPHVIRLSRNKGKSAAMMVGVYQSSAPVLLFLDADLGHSASLAKNLPQPVQDHCADMTIAVLPKTKKGGLGLVKHFASWGIYRQTGVWLEAPLSGQRAVRKKQFLSSYKGDQGFGFEVGLTIDYLQAGLTIQEVEVPFTHRERGKTLDGFWHRFKQGLAVKQALKLRKAQAEAPR, encoded by the coding sequence GTGGATCAAGTGAGTATCATCATTCCTGCCTATAACGAAGAGCAATACATTGGCCAGACCCTTTCGGCATTACTACACAGTGGGGACTGGTTCAGAGAAATTATTGTCGTCGATGACGGCAGTGAAGATAACACTTTTCATCAAGCCCGCATCTACACGCCCCACGTGATTCGCCTGTCGCGCAACAAAGGCAAGTCAGCAGCGATGATGGTCGGCGTTTATCAATCTTCAGCCCCGGTTTTACTCTTTCTTGATGCAGATTTGGGACATAGTGCCAGCCTGGCCAAAAACTTGCCCCAGCCCGTTCAAGATCATTGTGCTGATATGACCATCGCTGTTTTGCCTAAAACCAAAAAAGGGGGGCTTGGACTCGTCAAACACTTTGCCAGCTGGGGGATTTACAGGCAAACAGGCGTGTGGTTGGAAGCCCCGTTGTCGGGGCAGAGGGCGGTCCGGAAAAAACAGTTTTTAAGCAGTTATAAAGGTGATCAAGGATTCGGTTTTGAAGTGGGCCTGACCATTGACTATTTGCAGGCCGGCTTAACGATTCAGGAAGTGGAGGTTCCTTTTACCCACCGTGAAAGGGGAAAGACGCTGGACGGTTTTTGGCACCGTTTTAAACAGGGATTAGCTGTCAAACAGGCACTCAAATTAAGAAAGGCGCAAGCTGAAGCGCCACGGTAA
- a CDS encoding UDP-N-acetylmuramyl pentapeptide phosphotransferase gives MIYMGLVWPLTDRMYHLFQRLGWTALNYKQEVVVQGFGLNLFMHYALFIGIMLTLHFLVAPLPMFTLETISLFAMMLFSLTSLGWIDDRWGDPEVKGFKGHFGKLVAEKHMTSGLAKAVFGLLVALVVCWQLSSSYGEFMLFSLALVLSMHIFNLLDVRPGRALKSYWLFSLAVIPFVSAATLLFLTLPVLCSTVLLFGYDRRRMAMLGDTGSMALGGIFGFQLIVHAPLILVAMFVIFFMILTIAAERISISAWIEQHRWLKLMDGWGLVKK, from the coding sequence ATGATCTATATGGGCCTGGTTTGGCCCTTAACCGACAGGATGTATCATCTTTTCCAGCGTCTAGGGTGGACGGCGCTAAACTATAAACAGGAAGTGGTCGTCCAAGGCTTTGGTCTTAATCTTTTCATGCATTACGCTCTGTTTATTGGTATCATGCTTACGTTGCATTTCCTGGTCGCTCCGTTACCCATGTTTACCTTGGAGACCATTTCGTTGTTCGCTATGATGCTGTTCAGTTTAACTTCGTTGGGCTGGATTGATGACCGCTGGGGAGATCCTGAGGTGAAGGGATTTAAAGGACACTTCGGCAAACTTGTTGCGGAAAAGCATATGACGTCAGGATTGGCCAAAGCCGTGTTTGGTTTGCTAGTTGCCTTGGTTGTCTGTTGGCAGCTTAGTTCGTCATATGGAGAATTCATGTTGTTTTCCCTGGCGCTTGTACTGAGCATGCATATTTTTAATTTGCTTGATGTGCGGCCGGGAAGAGCATTAAAAAGTTATTGGCTTTTCTCACTGGCAGTGATTCCTTTTGTATCTGCGGCTACGCTGCTTTTTTTGACATTGCCCGTGCTTTGTTCCACAGTGTTGCTTTTCGGATATGACCGGCGGCGAATGGCCATGCTGGGGGATACCGGTTCTATGGCTTTGGGAGGAATATTTGGCTTTCAGCTGATTGTCCATGCACCTCTTATATTAGTGGCGATGTTTGTCATCTTTTTCATGATACTGACCATTGCCGCTGAACGCATCAGTATCAGCGCCTGGATTGAGCAACACCGCTGGTTGAAATTGATGGACGGTTGGGGGCTTGTAAAAAAATAA
- a CDS encoding DUF2627 family protein, with the protein MTIQRFISILILVIPGALGVYGWTLMREAFFTNFTPEGFQWDMFLLGFFLFVVGVGFVGGFIFYRDKKRRYGRRFKDDLDD; encoded by the coding sequence ATGACCATTCAACGCTTTATTTCTATACTGATCCTAGTGATTCCCGGGGCTCTCGGGGTGTATGGCTGGACATTGATGCGTGAAGCTTTTTTCACCAACTTTACGCCGGAAGGTTTCCAGTGGGACATGTTTCTCCTGGGGTTTTTCCTGTTTGTAGTTGGTGTGGGATTTGTAGGGGGGTTTATCTTTTACCGGGACAAAAAAAGACGCTACGGCCGGCGGTTTAAAGATGACCTGGACGACTAA
- a CDS encoding sigma-54 interaction domain-containing protein produces the protein MKKIFLVGAGSGGTALLKTLQHMESLKVIGVSDRNVNAPGMKEARKYGIPTGTDYTRMISDDVEVIIETTGDESVFHHLRQIKPKHAVVIPGSIARIIMSLIEEKENLIQQLRHHHHELDIILNSTHDGMMAVNKKGIITLFNRAAERITGLKAEDVLGEPAQDWIPNSRLNIVLQTGQPELHQEQWLNNERRIITNRVPVISADGEVIGAVAVFRDITDVTTLAEEVLDLKETRSLLEAIINSSEDAISVVDQNGIGLMINPAYTRLTGLKAEDVIGKPADVDISEGESMHMQVLKTKKPVRGVPMKVGKYRKDVVVNVAPIMVDGELKGSVGIIHDISEIKKLTKELDRARRIIRTLEAKYTFEDIIGESEPVRTAIEQAKNAAYTSATVLLRGESGTGKELFAHAIHNASERKFNQFVRVNCAALSEQLLESELFGYEEGAFTGAKQGGKKGLFEEANGGTIFLDEIGEMSLSTQAKLLRVLQEKEIVRVGGTKTIPVDVRIIAATNVNLEEAILQKKFREDLYYRLNVLPIIIPPLRYRDDDIRLLTEHFINKYNMEYGRHISSVADEVIERLKSYHWPGNVRELENVISRAIIQMRFTEERLELRHLPPLQFDFDDRPEADRPLSLADHALPSNGNILPLDEVVGNFEKKYLQQVLSQCNGNKTKAAQKLKISVRNLYYKLQKYGLH, from the coding sequence ATGAAAAAAATTTTTCTGGTCGGTGCAGGAAGCGGTGGCACAGCGCTGCTTAAAACATTGCAGCATATGGAATCACTCAAGGTGATTGGGGTGTCGGACCGGAACGTTAATGCTCCGGGGATGAAGGAGGCCCGCAAGTATGGTATTCCCACTGGAACGGACTATACCCGAATGATTAGTGATGATGTGGAAGTGATTATTGAAACCACTGGAGACGAATCCGTTTTTCATCATTTGCGCCAGATTAAACCCAAGCATGCAGTGGTAATTCCCGGAAGCATCGCCCGGATTATCATGAGTCTGATCGAGGAAAAAGAAAACCTGATTCAACAGCTGCGCCATCATCACCATGAGTTGGACATCATTTTAAACTCCACCCATGATGGCATGATGGCTGTCAACAAGAAGGGGATTATTACGCTGTTTAACCGGGCGGCAGAAAGAATCACGGGCTTAAAAGCGGAGGATGTGCTGGGAGAACCGGCTCAAGACTGGATTCCAAACAGCCGGCTAAATATAGTCCTTCAAACAGGGCAGCCTGAGTTGCATCAGGAACAATGGTTAAACAACGAAAGACGAATCATCACCAACCGCGTCCCGGTTATCTCTGCAGACGGAGAAGTGATCGGAGCGGTGGCTGTCTTCAGGGATATTACCGACGTGACCACCTTGGCTGAAGAGGTGCTAGACTTAAAAGAAACGCGCAGCTTGCTTGAAGCGATCATAAATTCCTCTGAAGATGCTATTTCTGTTGTTGACCAGAACGGCATCGGTTTGATGATTAATCCGGCTTATACGCGGCTGACTGGCTTAAAGGCAGAAGATGTGATCGGCAAGCCGGCGGATGTGGATATTTCCGAGGGAGAAAGCATGCACATGCAGGTGCTAAAAACCAAAAAGCCTGTGCGCGGCGTTCCCATGAAAGTGGGCAAGTACCGCAAGGATGTTGTGGTTAACGTCGCCCCTATTATGGTGGATGGCGAGCTGAAGGGCAGCGTAGGGATCATTCATGATATCTCCGAAATAAAAAAGTTGACCAAGGAACTGGACCGGGCGAGACGGATTATACGTACTTTGGAAGCCAAGTACACCTTTGAAGATATAATCGGAGAAAGTGAACCGGTCCGAACCGCCATCGAACAGGCCAAAAATGCGGCCTATACGTCAGCCACCGTCTTGCTGAGGGGGGAATCTGGGACAGGTAAGGAGCTGTTTGCCCATGCCATCCATAATGCAAGTGAACGCAAATTTAACCAGTTTGTGCGTGTCAACTGTGCCGCTTTATCCGAGCAGTTACTGGAAAGCGAATTGTTCGGCTATGAGGAAGGAGCTTTTACTGGTGCCAAGCAGGGTGGTAAAAAAGGTTTGTTTGAGGAGGCAAACGGGGGAACCATCTTTTTGGATGAAATTGGAGAAATGTCACTGAGCACTCAAGCCAAGCTGCTCCGTGTGTTGCAAGAAAAAGAGATTGTCCGTGTCGGCGGGACAAAAACCATCCCTGTTGATGTGCGTATCATTGCCGCAACCAACGTCAATCTGGAAGAAGCGATCCTGCAAAAGAAGTTTCGGGAAGATCTTTATTACCGGTTAAATGTGTTGCCCATTATTATTCCTCCGCTCCGTTACAGAGACGATGACATCCGCTTATTAACCGAGCATTTTATTAACAAATATAACATGGAATATGGCCGCCATATTTCCTCTGTGGCGGATGAGGTTATCGAACGCCTGAAATCTTACCATTGGCCGGGAAATGTGCGAGAGTTGGAGAATGTGATCAGCCGGGCCATTATTCAGATGCGCTTTACTGAAGAACGTCTGGAACTCCGTCATTTGCCCCCTTTACAGTTTGATTTTGATGACCGGCCAGAGGCAGACAGACCCCTTTCATTGGCTGATCATGCTTTGCCTTCTAACGGGAATATTCTGCCGCTTGACGAAGTCGTGGGCAACTTTGAGAAAAAATATCTTCAGCAGGTTTTATCCCAATGTAATGGAAACAAGACTAAAGCTGCCCAAAAACTAAAGATTTCGGTACGCAACTTGTATTATAAACTGCAAAAATACGGTCTGCATTAG
- the yqiS gene encoding phosphate butyryltransferase: MKLSSLITTATQYAQPTIAVAQAADEEVLRAVREGLGQRLANFYLVGDEHQIREKARSVELDLQSLSVVHEPNPRQAAQRAVQLVREGKANAVMKGLVPTADLLKAVLDKEKGLKRQRLLSHVAAFEVPGYDRLIFITDPAMNIAPDLKQKAEIIQNAVQVARAAGVERPKVAVLAPVEVVNPAMQSTLDAASLTLMARRGQITDCEVDGPLALDNAVSVEAARHKGIRSPVAGQADILLVPNIETGNVLYKSLVYFARAKVAAVVVGAEVPVILTSRADSMEDKLYSMALAVCLLNQG, encoded by the coding sequence ATGAAGCTTTCTAGTCTGATCACGACAGCAACTCAATATGCCCAACCAACGATTGCCGTTGCTCAAGCTGCGGATGAAGAAGTCTTAAGAGCTGTACGGGAGGGACTAGGGCAGCGCTTGGCTAATTTTTACCTGGTTGGTGATGAACACCAAATAAGAGAAAAAGCCCGCAGTGTGGAACTTGACTTACAATCCCTTTCCGTTGTACATGAACCTAATCCCCGTCAGGCTGCCCAGCGGGCGGTTCAGCTGGTGAGAGAGGGTAAGGCTAACGCGGTGATGAAAGGGTTGGTTCCCACGGCTGATCTGTTAAAAGCTGTGCTGGATAAAGAAAAGGGGCTGAAACGCCAACGTTTGTTGAGCCATGTGGCTGCATTTGAGGTTCCTGGCTACGACCGTTTGATCTTTATCACTGATCCGGCTATGAATATTGCTCCAGATCTCAAGCAAAAAGCAGAGATTATTCAAAACGCCGTGCAGGTCGCCCGGGCAGCGGGTGTTGAACGGCCAAAGGTGGCTGTTCTGGCACCGGTTGAGGTGGTTAATCCAGCGATGCAAAGCACCCTTGATGCTGCCAGTTTAACGTTGATGGCCAGAAGGGGTCAAATCACAGACTGTGAAGTTGACGGGCCTTTAGCTTTGGACAATGCGGTCTCGGTTGAAGCTGCCCGGCATAAGGGGATTCGCTCTCCCGTGGCCGGTCAGGCTGACATTTTGCTTGTCCCCAATATTGAAACGGGTAATGTGCTCTATAAGTCCTTGGTGTACTTTGCCAGGGCCAAGGTCGCAGCTGTAGTGGTGGGAGCCGAGGTGCCGGTCATCCTCACCTCACGGGCGGACAGTATGGAAGACAAATTATATTCCATGGCCTTGGCCGTTTGTCTCCTTAACCAAGGCTAG
- a CDS encoding Leu/Phe/Val dehydrogenase encodes MKLFEYMEKYDYEELLFCQDKASGLKAIICIHDTTLGPALGGCRMWTYDSEEEAIEDALRLARGMTYKAAAAGLNLGGGKSVIIGDPRKDKSEALFRSFGRFVQGLNGRYITAEDVGTTVEDMDIIHEETDYVTGISPAFGSSGNPSPVTAYGVYKGMKATAKQAWGDDSLEGKTIAVQGVGNVAYNLCRYLHEEGARLIVTDINKEAVRRAVEAFGAETVDPDDIYSVECDIFAPCALGGVINDETIPKLKARVIAGAANNVLREERHGDLLHEMGFYYAPDYVINAGGLINVADELLGYNRDRAMKKVETIYDNIEKVFEISRRDNIPTYRAADRMAEERIQAIKNARSTFLQNPKNILNMKG; translated from the coding sequence ATGAAACTGTTTGAGTATATGGAGAAATATGATTACGAAGAGCTGCTGTTCTGTCAAGACAAAGCATCCGGTTTAAAGGCCATCATTTGTATCCACGATACAACCCTTGGGCCCGCGCTGGGCGGATGCCGGATGTGGACATATGACTCAGAGGAAGAGGCCATTGAAGATGCACTGCGGTTGGCCCGGGGGATGACTTACAAGGCAGCCGCAGCAGGATTAAACTTAGGCGGGGGAAAATCAGTCATTATCGGCGACCCCCGCAAAGATAAAAGTGAAGCCCTGTTCCGCTCCTTCGGCCGCTTTGTGCAAGGGCTAAACGGCCGTTACATTACTGCAGAAGACGTGGGTACCACTGTGGAAGATATGGATATTATCCATGAAGAAACCGATTATGTCACTGGCATTTCTCCTGCGTTTGGATCAAGTGGCAATCCTTCTCCTGTAACGGCTTACGGCGTTTATAAAGGGATGAAAGCAACAGCCAAACAAGCTTGGGGAGATGATTCGTTGGAAGGAAAAACCATTGCCGTGCAAGGTGTGGGCAACGTGGCCTACAATTTGTGCCGTTACCTGCATGAAGAAGGAGCCCGGCTGATTGTGACTGACATTAATAAGGAAGCTGTGCGACGGGCTGTCGAAGCCTTTGGGGCTGAAACTGTTGACCCTGACGATATATACAGCGTGGAGTGTGATATTTTCGCCCCTTGTGCACTGGGCGGGGTGATTAATGATGAAACCATCCCCAAGCTTAAAGCACGGGTCATCGCCGGGGCGGCCAACAACGTGTTGCGTGAAGAACGCCACGGAGACCTGCTCCATGAGATGGGCTTCTATTATGCACCCGACTACGTGATTAATGCCGGTGGACTCATCAATGTTGCCGATGAGCTATTAGGCTATAACCGGGACAGGGCCATGAAGAAAGTAGAAACCATTTATGATAATATAGAAAAAGTTTTTGAGATTTCCCGCCGCGACAATATCCCCACTTACCGGGCGGCAGATCGGATGGCAGAAGAACGCATTCAGGCGATCAAAAATGCCCGAAGCACCTTTTTGCAAAATCCGAAAAACATTTTAAACATGAAAGGTTAA
- the buk gene encoding butyrate kinase, with amino-acid sequence MEQHKVYRLLVINPGSTSTKIAIYDNERPIFEDTLRHDASELNKYRSVMDQYHFRKEIILETLNQEGINLQKLDAVVGRGGVLRPIPGGTYVVNEEMLKDLRSGRFGEHASNLGAIIANEIAQQLNIPAFIVDPVVVDELDPVARISGVPEIPRRSIFHALNQKAVARRYAKKQGKKYEEMRLIVSHMGGGITVGAHRYGRVVDVNNGLHGDGPFSPERAGTVPAGDLVGLSFSGQYFSGEILKKLVGRGGMVAYLGTNDARKVEEMIAAGDKKAKLVYEAMAYQVAKEIGSCAAVLEGDVDAIILTGGLAYGEQFVEMIKKRVEWIAPVEVMAGENELQALAEGGLRVLRGEEEAKTYPTEQTGAQEVENILKGVTTSG; translated from the coding sequence ATGGAACAACACAAAGTCTACCGCTTATTAGTGATTAACCCAGGTTCTACATCCACCAAGATTGCCATTTATGACAATGAACGGCCCATCTTTGAAGATACCTTGCGGCACGATGCGTCAGAGTTGAACAAGTACCGCAGTGTAATGGATCAATATCATTTCCGCAAAGAAATCATCCTGGAGACCCTTAATCAAGAAGGAATCAACTTGCAAAAGCTGGACGCTGTTGTTGGACGGGGGGGTGTCCTAAGGCCCATCCCTGGGGGGACCTATGTGGTGAATGAGGAAATGCTGAAGGATTTGAGAAGCGGACGCTTCGGGGAACATGCCTCCAATCTGGGAGCCATCATTGCTAATGAAATCGCTCAACAATTAAATATTCCGGCTTTTATTGTCGATCCTGTTGTGGTGGATGAACTGGATCCGGTGGCCCGCATCTCAGGGGTGCCTGAAATCCCCCGCCGCAGCATCTTTCACGCTTTGAACCAAAAAGCAGTAGCCCGGCGGTATGCCAAAAAGCAGGGGAAAAAGTATGAAGAGATGCGCTTGATCGTCAGCCATATGGGAGGCGGCATCACCGTAGGGGCCCATCGCTACGGCCGGGTGGTTGATGTGAACAACGGTTTGCATGGAGACGGTCCTTTTTCACCTGAGCGGGCAGGAACTGTCCCCGCTGGTGACCTGGTTGGACTCAGCTTTTCCGGGCAATACTTTTCTGGTGAAATTTTAAAGAAGCTGGTTGGACGGGGAGGGATGGTGGCCTATCTGGGCACCAATGATGCCCGCAAAGTGGAAGAGATGATCGCAGCGGGAGATAAAAAGGCCAAGTTGGTTTATGAAGCCATGGCTTATCAAGTCGCGAAAGAGATTGGCTCCTGTGCGGCTGTATTGGAAGGGGATGTGGATGCTATTATCCTGACAGGCGGCCTGGCCTATGGAGAACAATTTGTAGAGATGATTAAAAAGCGGGTGGAGTGGATTGCCCCTGTGGAAGTGATGGCCGGGGAAAATGAGTTGCAGGCGCTGGCCGAAGGGGGATTGCGTGTGTTGCGCGGAGAAGAAGAGGCCAAAACCTACCCCACTGAACAAACGGGAGCACAAGAAGTGGAAAACATATTAAAGGGGGTAACAACAAGTGGCTAA